CGTCCTTAATGAGCTGTACCACCATTTCCTCGCCCGGAAGCACGACCGGTTTCACGGCGTTGGCCAACTCGTTAATATTAAGAACTTTGATGCCCTGCAAAGAGGCCACCTTGTTCAGGTTAAAATCGTTGGTAACGATACAGGCTTGGATCTGCTGGGCCAATTGCACCAGCCGCGTATCCACTTCGCCCGTGTCCGTCCGACTGGTTCGCCACAACTGTACCTCCACTCCCGGCTGTTCCCGCATCTTGTTGAGGATGTCCAACCCCCGACGACCCCGATTACGTTTCAGCACGTCCGAGGAGTCGGCGATGCGCCGCAGTTCCTCCAGGACGAAGTCGGGTACCACCAGCACCCCTTCCAAAAATCCGGTCTGGCAGATGTCGAGAATGCGGCCGTCGATAATCACGCTGGTATCCAAGATCTTGTGCCGGGTATTGGAACGGTCGGACCGCCCCGGAGAACGGTCCTTGCCCACGGGTCTCAGCCACCCCAACAAAGGGAAGATTTCCTCTCGTTTCTTGGTGGCTATGCTCCAACCGAGATATCCGAACAGGAGATTGACTCCTAAAGGCAGGTAGGGCCCTACCCAGGGCAGACGGCTGAGTGAGGGACCCAGGAGATTGGCGATGATAAGGCCTACGATTAACCCCCCCGCCCCGGCCAGAATGTCCTGCGTCGGTAACTTCTGCACCCTGCCCTCCAGCCAGCGCCCCGCGGCTTGCATCTTGGCGATCAGCCCGGGTGTCACGCAGTAACCCACACCCGCGGCCGCCAGTCCCAGGCCCACAAACAAGGCCAGCCTCAGGTTCGGGGCGTAATGGACGGGAAGAGAGCGGATGGCTAACGTGCCCCCGTAAAAAATTCCGGCGGCCAGCACCGCAGTCACTGCCCACCGCAGTAACCAAAACATGCTTTCACCCCCTCCCTATTTTAACTCCGGCGGGGGTTGGCTATACAAATATTGGGATGCGCACTAGGCCAAGAGCCCATCCAAGAGGTTTGCCACTTCTTCCTCTGCCTTGCCCTGAGCCAATACCAGCTCGCTGATGAGTATCTGGCGTGCGCTGTCCAACATACGCCTTTCTCCGCTGGACAGCCCCCTCTCCCTCTCTCGGAGAACCAGATTTCTTACCACTTCTGCCACCTCGTATATGTTCCCGCTTTTTATCTTTTCCAGGTTGGCGCGGTAGCGGCGGTTCCAGTTCGAACACATGCTGACCTTGCGCTCCCGCAATATCCGCAATACCTTGGGCACTTCCTCCTGAGAAATGACCTCGCGCAACCCGGTCTCTTCCACGTTGTCCGTTGGTATCATCAGCTTTATGTCCCCCATGGGCAGGTGCATAACGTAGTACTGCCTCTTCTGACCCAGGATTTCTTTCTCTTCAATGGCCTCGATGATTCCGGCACCGTGCATGGGGTAGACTACCCGGTCACCTACCTTAAACAATGCGTGTGAGCCCCCTATTCTGACAATGAGTCTCACTTCGATTGTAACAAGTCAGCATCACCCCTGTCAAATTGCATCATATTTCCTTTCAAATTAAACTCTTCAAAGGCCTCCTCCAGGTCCCGCACCCCTACTACCTCTAAAGGACAGCTTCCTACATCTTCCAGGTTGGCAGCCGGCAATACGAACTTGCGAAAGCCCAGGCGCGCCGCCTCGGCCACTCTCTTTTCCACCTGGGTAACCCGCCTCACCTCGCCCGTCAGCCCTACCTCCCCGGCCACGGCTACGCCCGCCCCCAGCGCCCGGTCCAGGACGCTGGAGGCCACCACCAGGCAGATACCCAGGTCTGCCGCCGGCTCTTCTAACCGCATGCCGCCGGCCAGATTGAGGTACACGTCCTGGCTGCCCAAAGGCAGACCGCAACGCTTCTCCAGTACTGCCAACAGCAACAGCACCCGCTGTAGATCCAGACCCGCGGTCAGGCGCCGGGGGTTGCCGAACCCGGTTGGGGCTACCAGGGCCTGCAGCTCCAAGAGCAAGGCGCGGCTGCCCTCGATTCCGGCCACCACCACCGAGCCGTTTACCTGTCCCGGCCGCCCGGCCAGAAACATGGCCGAGGGGTTGGGCACCTCGGCCAGCCCGCGCTCACCCATCTGGAAAACTCCGACTTCGTTGGTGGAGCCAAAGCGGTTCTTGACCGCGCGCAGCAACCGCAGGCTGGAATACCGTTCCCCCTCCAGGTAAAGTACCGTGTCCACCAGGTGCTCCAGGGCCTTGGGACCGGCCAGATAGCCTTCCTTGGTCACGTGGCCCACCAGCAGGCAGGGAAGGTTCCCTTCTTTGGCCACCCGCAGGAACTCCGCCGCGCACTCCCGGACCTGAACCAGGCTGCCGGGGGGAGAAGGCAGTTCGGGAAGGTGCACGGTCTGAACGGAATCGATAATCACCAGATCCGGCTCCGCAATCCGTATCTGCTCCCGGATGGTTTCCACGTCGGATTCGGCCACCGCGTAAAGCGATGACGAATTGATACCCAGCCTCGTAGCCCGCAACCGAAGCTGACCCAGGGATTCCTCCGCAGAGACGTAGAGAACCTTCCTGCGTCGGGCGCAGGCCTCCGCCGCCTGCAGCAGCAGGGTGGACTTGCCTACCCCGGGCTCGCCGCCGAAGAGTACCAGGGAGCCGGCTACCAGCCCTCCCCCCAGAACCCGGTCCAACTCTCCTATACCGGTGGGAAACCGTTCCTCCGTCTCCGCCCCCACCTCACCGAGAAGCTGCGGAGTGGCGGGAGCGCGCCTGGCGTCCGCCCCCCGCCGCTGTCCCCCGCCGCTCCGTTCCTCCGCCAGGCTTCCCCACTGGCCGCAGGCCGGGCAGCGGCCCAGCCACTTGGGTGTGGCGTAGCCGCATTCCCGGCACACGTACCAGCCCTTGCCTGCCGCCAATTTCGGCCCTCCTCACTTCTTGGTCAGGACTATACGTCCGTCTTCCGCGCGGGCCAGCACCGTGTCTCCCCGGGAAAACCGGCCTTCCAACAGACCCTCGGAAAGCGGGTCTTCCAGGAGTTGCTGGATGGTACGGCGCAGCGGCCGCGCACCGTAGATCTCGTCAAAGCCCTTTTCCGCCAAGACGGCCTTGGCCTCGGGCGCAACCTCCAGCTTCAAACCGTGCTCCTCCAGCCGACGGTTGAACTCTGCCAGCATGAGATCCACTATCCTGGCAATCTCCTCGCGACCCAGAGGATGGAAGACGATTATCTCGTCCAGACGGTTCAGGAACTCGGGCCGGAAGGTGCGCTTCAGCTCGTCCAGGATGCGCTCCTTCATGGCCTCGTAGGCATCTTCGGGGCTATCCTGGCGGAATCCCAATCGGCCCTCGCGCCTTATCAGGCCCACGCCCACGTTGGAAGTGAGGATGATCACCGCGTTACGGAAGTCCACCGTTCGCCCCTTCCCGTCGGTCAGGCGGCCGTCCTCCAGCACCTGCAGCAGCACGTTGAACACTTCCGGGTGGGCCTTCTCAACCTCGTCGAACAGGACCACCGAGTAGGGCCGCCGGCGGATGGCCTCGGTGAGCTGGCCGGCCTCTTCGTAGCCCACATACCCGGGAGGAGCGCCGATCAGCCGGGAGACGGTGTGCTTCTCCATGTACTCGGACATATCCAGCCGGACCATGGCTTCCTCGTTGCCGAAAAGTGCTTCCGCCAGGGCTCGGGCCAGCTCGGTCTTGCCCACTCCCGTAGGTCCCAGGAAGAGGAAGGAGCCGATGGG
This Clostridia bacterium DNA region includes the following protein-coding sequences:
- a CDS encoding CarD family transcriptional regulator produces the protein MFKVGDRVVYPMHGAGIIEAIEEKEILGQKRQYYVMHLPMGDIKLMIPTDNVEETGLREVISQEEVPKVLRILRERKVSMCSNWNRRYRANLEKIKSGNIYEVAEVVRNLVLRERERGLSSGERRMLDSARQILISELVLAQGKAEEEVANLLDGLLA
- a CDS encoding PIN/TRAM domain-containing protein, which codes for MFWLLRWAVTAVLAAGIFYGGTLAIRSLPVHYAPNLRLALFVGLGLAAAGVGYCVTPGLIAKMQAAGRWLEGRVQKLPTQDILAGAGGLIVGLIIANLLGPSLSRLPWVGPYLPLGVNLLFGYLGWSIATKKREEIFPLLGWLRPVGKDRSPGRSDRSNTRHKILDTSVIIDGRILDICQTGFLEGVLVVPDFVLEELRRIADSSDVLKRNRGRRGLDILNKMREQPGVEVQLWRTSRTDTGEVDTRLVQLAQQIQACIVTNDFNLNKVASLQGIKVLNINELANAVKPVVLPGEEMVVQLIKDGKESGQGVGYLDDGTMIVVENGKRFIGQTVAVLVTSVLQTAAGRMIFARPKGLAKRVAHSAGATATERGEYQCLT
- the radA gene encoding DNA repair protein RadA; protein product: MAAGKGWYVCRECGYATPKWLGRCPACGQWGSLAEERSGGGQRRGADARRAPATPQLLGEVGAETEERFPTGIGELDRVLGGGLVAGSLVLFGGEPGVGKSTLLLQAAEACARRRKVLYVSAEESLGQLRLRATRLGINSSSLYAVAESDVETIREQIRIAEPDLVIIDSVQTVHLPELPSPPGSLVQVRECAAEFLRVAKEGNLPCLLVGHVTKEGYLAGPKALEHLVDTVLYLEGERYSSLRLLRAVKNRFGSTNEVGVFQMGERGLAEVPNPSAMFLAGRPGQVNGSVVVAGIEGSRALLLELQALVAPTGFGNPRRLTAGLDLQRVLLLLAVLEKRCGLPLGSQDVYLNLAGGMRLEEPAADLGICLVVASSVLDRALGAGVAVAGEVGLTGEVRRVTQVEKRVAEAARLGFRKFVLPAANLEDVGSCPLEVVGVRDLEEAFEEFNLKGNMMQFDRGDADLLQSK